The Claveliimonas bilis genome window below encodes:
- a CDS encoding ABC transporter substrate-binding protein, translated as MRGKRTRCVSAFLVVAMAGGLMLQGCSGNSDSSGKTEIEILQYKPEAATYFDQVEEQFNATHDDIHLTIDSPNDASTIMRTRFIREDYPDIIGIGGDINYSYYVDAEILADVSEYEGMENIKDSYVDIAEALEIVPTDGTYIVPYMANAAGILYNRDMFEEHGWEIPTTWDELMSLCEEIQAEGILPFYFGFRDTWTCLAPWNGIAVDLAPADLCKQVNRGEATFTEGYKEAAEKYIQLMEYGPADPVAYGYNDACTAFARGESAMYPIGSYAVPQILSVNPDMNIDSFVMPANDEADGNTLNSGIDLGFCVTAACENKEAAYEVLDFLLEDENIQAYIDDQNAIPCKEGEFELAPYVDGMTEYIESGNMTDYQDHYYPSEMAADAILQTYVIDKDTDAFLARFDKDWQRYNRDIIREVQAYEEENGSAE; from the coding sequence ATGAGAGGAAAAAGGACAAGATGTGTCAGTGCCTTTCTGGTAGTTGCCATGGCAGGCGGATTGATGCTGCAGGGATGTTCCGGCAACAGCGATTCCAGTGGGAAGACAGAAATTGAGATCCTGCAGTATAAGCCGGAGGCAGCTACCTACTTTGATCAGGTGGAAGAACAGTTCAATGCAACTCATGATGATATCCATCTGACCATTGACTCGCCGAATGATGCATCTACGATCATGAGAACGAGGTTTATCCGCGAAGATTATCCGGATATCATCGGTATCGGCGGCGATATCAATTATTCTTATTATGTAGATGCGGAGATCCTTGCAGATGTGTCCGAATATGAGGGGATGGAAAATATCAAAGATTCCTATGTGGACATAGCAGAGGCGCTGGAGATCGTCCCAACTGACGGGACCTACATTGTACCTTACATGGCTAATGCGGCCGGTATTTTGTATAACAGAGATATGTTTGAGGAACATGGCTGGGAAATTCCTACAACATGGGATGAGCTGATGAGCCTGTGCGAGGAGATTCAGGCAGAAGGAATCCTGCCGTTTTATTTTGGATTCCGTGACACGTGGACCTGTCTGGCGCCATGGAATGGAATCGCAGTAGATCTGGCACCTGCTGATCTGTGCAAACAGGTAAACAGAGGAGAGGCAACCTTTACAGAAGGATATAAAGAAGCGGCAGAAAAGTATATCCAGCTGATGGAATACGGGCCGGCTGATCCGGTAGCGTACGGTTATAACGATGCATGTACGGCGTTTGCAAGAGGGGAATCTGCAATGTATCCTATCGGAAGCTATGCAGTGCCTCAGATCCTTTCCGTAAATCCGGATATGAATATTGACTCCTTTGTTATGCCGGCAAATGATGAGGCAGATGGCAATACATTAAACTCCGGTATTGACCTTGGCTTTTGCGTAACGGCTGCGTGCGAGAACAAGGAGGCCGCATATGAGGTGCTTGATTTCCTCCTTGAAGACGAGAATATTCAGGCCTATATTGACGACCAGAATGCAATTCCATGTAAAGAAGGAGAATTTGAGCTGGCTCCCTATGTGGACGGCATGACAGAGTATATCGAGTCCGGCAACATGACAGACTACCAGGATCATTACTATCCGTCAGAGATGGCTGCAGATGCTATCCTGCAGACCTATGTGATCGACAAGGATACAGATGCATTCCTTGCAAGGTTTGACAAAGACTGGCAGCGTTACAACCGCGATATCATCCGTGAGGTTCAGGCATACGAAGAAGAGAACGGAAGCGCGGAATAG
- a CDS encoding carbohydrate ABC transporter permease, with protein sequence MKNERKRTFLLITIPILALFVCFNTIPLIRGVIYSFTNFKGFGTYDWVGLRNYMDLFTDPRVGGSYLFTFKLAICATIVTNVISLILALGLNSKIRAKGFFRAAYFLPNVLGALVVGYVFQYLFTYILPAVGEMIGSEALSSSMLSNENTAWIAIMIVCCWQNIAMNTIIYISGLQTVPEDVYEAGSLDGATGWKKFRHLTFPLIIPFFTINMVLCVKNFLMVFDQVMAMTQGGPAQSTESISFLIYNNGMKGGSFGYQSANAVIFFIVIVAISAAQMSISSRKEEQL encoded by the coding sequence ATGAAAAATGAAAGAAAACGTACCTTCCTGTTAATAACGATACCGATTCTGGCATTGTTTGTCTGCTTCAATACGATACCTTTGATTCGGGGTGTTATTTACAGTTTTACCAACTTTAAAGGCTTTGGAACTTATGATTGGGTCGGCCTTAGGAATTACATGGATCTGTTCACAGATCCCCGCGTGGGAGGATCCTATCTGTTTACATTCAAGCTGGCGATCTGCGCAACAATCGTAACGAATGTGATCAGCCTGATCCTTGCCCTGGGACTGAACAGTAAGATCCGCGCCAAAGGATTTTTCCGTGCGGCATATTTCCTGCCCAATGTACTTGGCGCACTGGTAGTAGGTTATGTGTTCCAGTATCTGTTCACATACATTCTTCCGGCAGTGGGAGAAATGATAGGAAGCGAAGCGTTGAGCTCCAGTATGCTTTCTAATGAAAATACTGCATGGATCGCGATCATGATCGTATGCTGCTGGCAGAATATTGCCATGAATACGATTATTTATATTTCCGGTCTTCAGACCGTTCCGGAGGATGTGTATGAAGCAGGCTCTCTGGACGGAGCAACAGGATGGAAAAAATTCAGACACCTGACTTTCCCTCTGATCATTCCCTTCTTTACCATCAATATGGTTTTGTGTGTAAAGAACTTCCTCATGGTATTTGATCAGGTTATGGCTATGACACAGGGAGGACCTGCACAGAGTACGGAATCCATTTCTTTCCTGATCTACAACAATGGTATGAAGGGCGGAAGCTTCGGTTATCAGAGTGCTAACGCTGTTATCTTCTTCATTGTGATCGTAGCAATTTCTGCAGCACAGATGAGCATCTCCAGCAGGAAGGAGGAGCAGTTATAA
- a CDS encoding carbohydrate ABC transporter permease — MSKKIDKVKTNWPVMVLLIMGLSTIAFPLYMAIVIAFKQPSEMTNSISGILSLPSEWSLSNFAQAMEVTDFWRSLGNSVLITVVTVVLSIVLHSMMGYAIGRNRGHSKFYKFVYLFIVSGMFVPFAILMMPLAKQTAELGLANWAGVIILYVVFYMPMNVLLYSGYLVNIPIALEEAARVDGANTWRTYWKVIFPIMKPMHATVAIITALAVWNDVMTPLVIMSGTGQNTLPLAQLNFQTQFGTNYNLAFASYLLALIPILIFYIICQKQIINGVVNGAVK; from the coding sequence ATGAGTAAAAAAATAGATAAAGTAAAAACAAACTGGCCGGTTATGGTCCTTTTGATCATGGGGCTTAGCACAATTGCTTTTCCGTTGTATATGGCGATTGTGATCGCGTTTAAACAGCCCTCCGAGATGACAAACAGCATTTCCGGAATCCTGTCCCTTCCTTCTGAATGGAGTCTTTCCAATTTTGCCCAGGCTATGGAAGTTACAGATTTCTGGAGATCGCTTGGGAACAGTGTTCTGATCACAGTAGTGACAGTGGTGCTTTCCATTGTACTCCACTCCATGATGGGATATGCTATCGGACGGAACCGCGGACACAGCAAATTCTATAAATTTGTATATCTGTTTATTGTAAGCGGTATGTTTGTTCCTTTTGCAATCCTGATGATGCCGCTGGCAAAACAGACGGCGGAGCTGGGACTTGCAAACTGGGCTGGCGTTATCATTTTGTATGTGGTATTCTATATGCCGATGAATGTGCTGTTGTATTCCGGTTACCTTGTCAATATCCCGATCGCACTTGAAGAGGCGGCAAGAGTGGACGGCGCAAATACATGGCGGACTTACTGGAAGGTTATCTTCCCGATTATGAAGCCTATGCATGCGACAGTTGCCATCATCACAGCGCTGGCCGTATGGAATGACGTTATGACACCTCTTGTTATTATGTCAGGTACAGGGCAGAATACGCTGCCTTTGGCACAGCTCAATTTCCAGACGCAGTTCGGTACAAACTACAACCTGGCATTTGCTTCGTACCTTCTGGCATTGATACCGATCCTTATTTTCTACATTATCTGCCAGAAACAGATTATAAACGGTGTAGTCAATGGAGCTGTAAAATAG